From Segatella copri, the proteins below share one genomic window:
- a CDS encoding chorismate-binding protein: MIAFAYYRLPYLHHATYVAQHEGEPEVLSSVAELNGKEGFVIAPFAPSSECPVVLMHPDESKLLSAEGAENASRCGTSYVVTQQNLRRDAAEFTSGRNFEAYAREFECFHRQLSEGKFSKIVLARKLRIQSHRQPLESVQTSAVQDVGKTSAVQNTVNTSVVQDADSLKALFLKTCRMYPRLFVALVYTPQSGIWLMATPEILLKGEQNQMATMSLAGTQKAEPSKTVADYPVEGIEWSEKNREEQQYVTDYIEDCIKVFSDEYQKKGPYTTMAANLYHLRTDIAFRLHDTGRLGDVLDALYPTPAVCGIPKDEARRFILQHEHQSRKYYSGFVGPISPKGKTHLYVSLRCMNILDDGSCELYAGGGLLKESEMEKEWKETEAKMQTILSVL, translated from the coding sequence ATGATAGCTTTTGCGTATTATCGTCTGCCTTATCTGCACCATGCTACCTATGTGGCTCAGCATGAGGGAGAACCTGAGGTACTCTCTTCTGTGGCAGAACTGAATGGCAAGGAAGGTTTCGTGATAGCTCCTTTCGCACCATCCAGCGAATGTCCCGTGGTGTTAATGCATCCGGATGAAAGCAAACTTCTCTCTGCCGAGGGGGCTGAAAATGCATCGCGATGCGGCACTTCCTACGTCGTGACGCAGCAGAATTTACGTCGTGACGCAGCAGAATTTACGTCGGGACGTAATTTTGAAGCCTATGCAAGGGAGTTTGAATGCTTTCACCGGCAGCTCTCTGAAGGTAAATTCAGCAAGATTGTTCTGGCAAGAAAACTGCGTATTCAGAGTCATCGGCAGCCTTTAGAATCAGTCCAGACTTCAGCAGTGCAAGATGTCGGCAAGACTTCAGCTGTGCAGAATACTGTCAATACTTCAGTTGTGCAGGATGCAGACTCTTTAAAGGCTCTGTTTCTGAAGACCTGCCGGATGTATCCCCGTCTTTTTGTAGCCTTGGTTTATACACCCCAATCGGGTATATGGCTGATGGCTACACCTGAAATTCTGCTCAAAGGTGAACAGAATCAGATGGCAACCATGTCGCTGGCAGGCACCCAAAAGGCTGAACCTTCCAAGACCGTAGCCGATTATCCGGTAGAAGGGATAGAATGGTCGGAGAAAAACAGAGAGGAACAGCAGTATGTAACCGATTATATCGAGGATTGCATCAAGGTCTTTTCGGATGAATATCAGAAGAAGGGACCTTATACCACGATGGCTGCCAATCTCTATCATCTCCGTACCGACATCGCTTTCCGTCTGCATGATACGGGGCGTTTGGGCGATGTGCTCGATGCCTTATATCCTACGCCTGCCGTCTGTGGAATACCGAAGGATGAAGCTCGCCGGTTTATCCTGCAGCATGAACATCAGTCGCGCAAATACTATAGTGGTTTTGTGGGACCGATTTCGCCGAAAGGTAAGACGCATCTCTATGTTTCCCTGCGCTGCATGAACATCCTGGATGACGGCTCCTGCGAACTCTATGCCGGAGGCGGATTGCTGAAGGAAAGCGAGATGGAGAAGGAGTGGAAGGAAACTGAAGCTAAGATGCAGACCATCCTGTCGGTCCTGTAA
- a CDS encoding PaaI family thioesterase, with product MNIDELVKRISKTDGLSKTLGMHFISTPEPDTLQATMMVDERNRQPFGFLSGGASLALAENVAGIGSLALCPGQIAVGINVNGTHVQAVSEGDTVTAFAKIVHKGRTLHTWQVDIKNTAGEVICTVQVTNYVFTPKKDNQKKGAETKV from the coding sequence ATGAACATAGATGAATTAGTAAAAAGAATCAGCAAGACTGATGGATTATCCAAGACCCTTGGAATGCATTTCATTTCTACCCCTGAGCCTGATACGCTTCAGGCAACGATGATGGTAGATGAGCGTAATCGCCAACCTTTCGGCTTCTTGAGTGGAGGTGCTTCTCTGGCTCTTGCCGAGAATGTGGCGGGTATCGGTTCCCTGGCGCTCTGTCCGGGACAGATTGCCGTGGGTATCAACGTGAACGGTACTCACGTTCAGGCGGTCAGCGAGGGCGATACGGTTACTGCCTTTGCCAAGATTGTGCACAAGGGCAGAACCTTGCATACCTGGCAGGTGGATATCAAGAATACGGCTGGTGAGGTAATCTGTACCGTACAGGTAACCAACTATGTGTTCACTCCAAAGAAAGACAATCAGAAAAAGGGGGCAGAAACTAAGGTATGA
- the lysS gene encoding lysine--tRNA ligase encodes MNILELSEQEIVRRQSLQTLREMGIDPYPAAEFPTNAFSTDIKAEFKDEDEPRQVVIAGRMMGRRVMGKASFAELQDSKGRIQVYIARDEICPDENKDLYNTVFKKLLDIGDFIGVKGFVFRTQTGEISVHAKELCLLSKSLKPLPIVKYKDGVAYDKFDDPELRYRQRYVDLIVNDGVKDTFLQRATVLRTLRSVLDNAGYTEVETPTLQSIAGGASARPFITHFNALDQDMYMRIATELYLKRLIVGGFEGVYEIGKNFRNEGMDRNHNPEFTCMELYVQYKDYNWMMAFTEKLLETICIAVNGKPEREIDGNIISFKAPYRRLPILDAIKEKTGFDCDGKTEEEIRAFCKEKGMDVDETMGKGKLIDELFGEFCEGTFLQPTFITDYPVEMSPLTKMHRSKPGLTERFELMVNGKELANAYSELNDPIDQEERFIDQMKLADKGDDEAMIIDQDFLRALQYGMPPTSGIGIGIDRLVMLMTGKTFIQEVLFFPQMKPEKKMPQSTIKEWEEIGVPEDWAYVLRKAGFNLISDIREEKAQGLQQKIGEINKKYKLGYEKPSVDDIQGWINAANA; translated from the coding sequence ATGAACATTTTAGAGCTAAGCGAACAGGAAATCGTTCGCAGACAGAGTCTTCAGACATTGCGCGAGATGGGCATCGACCCATATCCAGCAGCAGAGTTTCCAACCAATGCATTCAGCACAGATATCAAAGCTGAATTCAAGGACGAGGACGAGCCACGCCAGGTAGTTATCGCCGGACGTATGATGGGTCGCCGCGTAATGGGTAAAGCTAGCTTCGCTGAGTTGCAGGACTCAAAGGGAAGAATCCAGGTCTATATCGCCCGCGACGAGATTTGTCCAGACGAGAACAAGGACCTTTATAATACTGTATTCAAGAAACTCCTCGATATCGGTGACTTCATCGGTGTAAAGGGTTTCGTATTCCGCACACAGACTGGCGAGATTTCTGTTCACGCCAAGGAACTGTGCCTGCTCTCTAAGAGCTTGAAGCCACTCCCTATCGTGAAGTACAAGGATGGCGTGGCTTACGACAAGTTCGACGATCCTGAGTTGCGTTACCGCCAGCGCTACGTTGACCTCATCGTTAATGATGGTGTAAAGGATACTTTCCTGCAGCGTGCTACCGTACTCCGCACACTCCGCAGCGTACTCGACAACGCAGGTTATACTGAGGTAGAGACTCCTACCCTTCAGAGCATTGCCGGTGGTGCTTCTGCCCGCCCATTCATCACCCACTTCAATGCGCTCGACCAGGATATGTACATGCGTATCGCTACCGAGCTCTACCTGAAGCGCCTCATCGTAGGTGGTTTCGAGGGTGTTTATGAAATCGGCAAGAACTTCCGCAACGAGGGTATGGACCGTAACCACAACCCTGAGTTCACCTGTATGGAGCTTTATGTTCAGTACAAGGACTACAACTGGATGATGGCTTTCACAGAGAAGTTGCTCGAAACGATCTGTATCGCCGTAAACGGCAAGCCAGAGCGCGAGATTGATGGCAACATCATCAGCTTCAAGGCTCCATATCGCCGTCTGCCTATCCTCGATGCCATCAAGGAAAAGACCGGTTTCGACTGCGACGGCAAGACCGAGGAAGAGATCCGCGCATTCTGCAAGGAGAAGGGCATGGACGTAGATGAGACCATGGGTAAGGGTAAGTTGATTGACGAACTCTTCGGCGAGTTCTGCGAGGGAACCTTCCTCCAGCCAACCTTCATCACCGACTATCCTGTAGAGATGTCTCCATTGACCAAGATGCACCGTTCTAAGCCAGGCTTGACCGAGCGTTTCGAGTTGATGGTAAACGGTAAGGAGCTTGCCAATGCATACTCTGAGCTCAACGACCCAATTGACCAGGAAGAGCGTTTCATCGACCAGATGAAGCTTGCTGACAAGGGTGATGACGAGGCGATGATCATCGATCAGGACTTCCTCCGTGCCCTCCAGTATGGTATGCCTCCAACATCAGGTATCGGTATCGGTATCGACCGCCTGGTAATGCTGATGACCGGCAAGACCTTCATCCAGGAGGTATTGTTCTTCCCACAGATGAAGCCAGAGAAGAAGATGCCACAGAGCACCATCAAGGAATGGGAAGAGATTGGCGTGCCAGAGGATTGGGCATACGTGCTCCGCAAGGCAGGCTTCAACCTCATCTCTGATATCCGTGAAGAAAAAGCACAAGGCTTGCAGCAGAAGATTGGAGAAATCAACAAGAAGTACAAGCTCGGCTACGAGAAGCCTTCTGTTGACGACATCCAGGGCTGGATTAATGCAGCAAATGCTTAA